A single region of the Acetivibrio cellulolyticus CD2 genome encodes:
- a CDS encoding cellulose binding domain-containing protein — translation MFKKTKVVIVILVFVLQMVMQFEFIGTTSYAANTGIIRVEFFNSNTSDSINTIYPNFRVTNLGSTSLDLSKVKLRYYYTIDGDKSQNFWCDWSSVGSSNVTGTFMKYVTPYTNADYYIEIGFKSGAGYLTSGSNIEVKSRIAKTDWSNYSQKNDYSFNSSASNYVEWNYVSGLIDDIEVYGIAPGELSSTSTPSITPTLTSTLTPPTTIPTVTPTSSSTILKVEFYNGNTSATINTIYPNFRITNLSSSSIDLSTVKLRYYYTIDGEKKQSFWCDWSTVGSANVNGTFTKLATSYTTADYYMEIGFTSGAGYLTSGSSIEVKTRFAKTNWRDFTQTNDYSFNGTITSYTEWNYVTAYVDNSLVWGIPPDIFYATPTPTATPTPILTSTPTATQTPTPTVTPIVTTAPQREAGAWYMFDSTITGSTTLSKDYKGNYGNATLNSGAIITSGRNRNGLSLDGVNDYASLPSGIVSSYGDFTIATWVKLDTSSNWQRIFDFGNNTSSYMYLSPNCPDVSAKGVKFAITTGGGWSEQTISSGYNLPIGVWKHVAVTLSGNTGILYIDGVEAGRNSSMTLKPSSLGSTSNNYIGKSQTSSDPYLDGMIDDFVIYNRALSDSELKTLAGSATRINDSDSGIVYSSGWSYKSGRSGSDYLYDVHDSDSAGGEDYFEYTFRGTGVNFIAPRYNGNSDAAIYIDGVYKKTMSMSGASNYISQTVTYSILDLTPGTHTIKVSCYNNTWGVADAIDILCSNQTPTDIVLPNTTIEENIPAGTMVGNLGTIDFNSEDTFTYALVSGEGSTDNASFSIAGNQLMILGSPDYETKNSYYIRLRTTDAGGLYYEKAFIISVTDVVEATPTPTTTATPKPTATRTPGPSPTIGQGSGLRGEYYDNMDFTNIKEVRIDPEVNFDWGAGSPSSYIDKDTFSVIWIGKVQPLYSEEYTFYTISDESIKLWVNGVPLIDNSIDHTSTEDFGIIDLEAGLKYDIRIEYHEKTSNAVAQLLWSSPSQEKEVIPRTQLYPPKMFTALEHSVRTVGNDFAIGDYVPVRMKIQVLWSIDNPVIGLDLNVRKPDGTASGFILKEIMSGSSINKNMFRVYVNGSIVGQTGFTVWTEGTGSDRKLKVKVLRSFTQNNVLQIDYIVKATASTAVFNMGIKEYLDANSLNNVNMKIFYEISEWDDLGLVISEAYSKDSTLDSSEKSKFQADIKLEDPILLE, via the coding sequence ATGTTTAAGAAAACAAAAGTTGTAATTGTAATTTTAGTTTTTGTACTGCAGATGGTGATGCAGTTTGAATTCATTGGTACAACATCGTATGCTGCTAATACAGGAATTATAAGGGTTGAGTTTTTTAATAGCAACACATCTGACTCGATAAACACTATATACCCTAATTTTAGGGTTACAAACTTAGGGAGTACTTCTTTAGATCTTTCCAAAGTAAAACTGAGATATTACTACACAATAGATGGTGATAAAAGTCAAAACTTCTGGTGTGACTGGTCATCAGTTGGCAGTTCAAATGTTACAGGGACATTTATGAAGTATGTTACACCATATACTAATGCTGATTATTACATTGAGATAGGATTTAAAAGTGGAGCGGGATATCTGACTTCTGGGTCTAACATTGAGGTAAAATCAAGGATTGCAAAAACGGACTGGAGCAATTATAGTCAGAAAAATGATTATTCATTTAATTCGTCCGCTTCAAATTATGTTGAGTGGAATTATGTAAGTGGTTTAATTGATGATATAGAAGTATATGGAATTGCACCGGGTGAACTTTCGTCAACGTCAACACCTAGCATAACACCAACGCTAACATCAACACTAACACCACCAACAACAATACCGACCGTGACTCCAACTTCATCTTCTACGATTTTAAAGGTTGAGTTTTATAATGGAAATACCAGCGCAACTATAAATACTATATATCCTAATTTTCGGATAACTAACTTAAGCAGCTCTTCAATTGATCTTTCCACAGTAAAACTTAGGTATTATTATACAATCGATGGTGAAAAAAAACAAAGCTTTTGGTGTGATTGGTCAACAGTAGGAAGTGCAAATGTAAATGGTACGTTTACGAAACTAGCAACATCATATACTACAGCAGATTATTATATGGAAATTGGATTTACTAGTGGAGCTGGATATCTGACTTCAGGGTCGAGTATTGAAGTTAAAACAAGGTTTGCTAAAACAAATTGGAGGGATTTTACACAGACGAATGACTATTCATTTAATGGAACTATAACATCTTATACCGAGTGGAATTATGTAACAGCTTATGTTGATAATTCTCTTGTGTGGGGAATTCCACCTGATATATTTTATGCCACTCCAACACCAACAGCTACTCCAACGCCAATACTTACGTCAACACCAACAGCCACTCAAACTCCAACCCCAACTGTAACACCTATTGTGACAACAGCACCGCAAAGAGAAGCTGGTGCATGGTATATGTTTGATAGTACAATCACTGGTTCCACTACCTTATCCAAAGATTATAAAGGAAATTATGGAAATGCAACCTTGAATTCAGGTGCTATTATTACTTCTGGGCGGAATAGAAATGGTTTGTCTTTAGATGGTGTTAATGATTATGCCAGCCTTCCTTCAGGTATTGTTAGTTCGTATGGTGATTTTACCATAGCTACATGGGTTAAGCTTGATACTAGTAGCAATTGGCAGAGGATATTTGATTTTGGTAATAATACAAGTTCCTATATGTATCTGTCTCCCAATTGTCCTGATGTATCTGCTAAAGGGGTTAAATTTGCAATAACCACAGGTGGAGGATGGTCTGAACAGACTATTTCATCAGGATACAATCTGCCAATAGGTGTGTGGAAGCATGTTGCAGTGACTTTGTCTGGTAATACAGGTATTTTATATATTGATGGAGTTGAGGCCGGAAGAAACAGCAGTATGACCTTAAAGCCATCCAGTTTAGGCAGCACTTCAAATAACTATATAGGAAAATCACAGACTAGCTCCGACCCATATTTGGACGGAATGATAGATGATTTTGTAATCTATAACAGGGCATTAAGTGATTCTGAGTTAAAGACCCTTGCAGGTTCTGCAACAAGGATAAATGACTCGGATTCAGGAATAGTTTACAGCTCAGGCTGGAGTTATAAATCTGGCAGATCAGGCAGTGATTATCTTTATGACGTGCATGATTCTGATTCGGCAGGCGGAGAAGATTATTTTGAGTATACATTTAGAGGTACAGGTGTAAATTTTATTGCTCCGAGATATAATGGGAATTCAGATGCTGCTATATATATTGATGGAGTATATAAGAAAACCATGTCAATGAGCGGTGCTTCAAATTATATTTCTCAAACGGTAACTTATAGTATACTGGATTTGACCCCCGGAACACATACAATTAAGGTTTCATGTTATAACAATACATGGGGAGTTGCTGATGCCATTGATATCTTGTGCAGTAACCAAACACCAACGGATATAGTGCTGCCAAATACAACTATAGAGGAAAATATTCCGGCTGGTACAATGGTTGGTAATTTAGGTACCATTGACTTTAATTCTGAAGATACATTTACATATGCACTTGTATCGGGAGAGGGGTCAACTGATAATGCGAGTTTTAGTATAGCTGGCAACCAACTTATGATTTTGGGCAGCCCTGATTACGAAACCAAAAACAGTTATTATATAAGGTTACGGACTACTGATGCAGGTGGGCTTTACTATGAGAAGGCATTTATAATATCAGTTACAGATGTAGTTGAGGCAACACCAACGCCAACAACAACTGCAACACCTAAGCCTACAGCAACTCGTACACCCGGACCAAGTCCTACGATTGGACAAGGAAGCGGTCTAAGAGGGGAATACTATGACAATATGGATTTTACGAATATAAAAGAAGTCAGAATTGACCCTGAGGTAAATTTTGACTGGGGTGCAGGGTCACCAAGTTCATACATCGATAAAGATACCTTTTCGGTAATATGGATAGGCAAGGTACAGCCGTTATACTCGGAAGAATATACTTTCTATACAATTTCAGATGAAAGTATAAAGCTATGGGTAAACGGTGTTCCTCTGATAGATAACAGTATAGATCATACATCAACGGAAGACTTTGGAATTATAGACCTTGAAGCCGGGCTAAAATACGATATTAGAATTGAGTATCATGAAAAAACTTCAAATGCTGTGGCACAGCTTTTATGGTCAAGCCCAAGCCAGGAAAAAGAAGTTATACCTAGAACACAATTATATCCACCTAAAATGTTCACTGCACTGGAACACTCAGTCAGAACTGTTGGCAATGATTTTGCCATCGGGGACTATGTACCTGTACGGATGAAGATACAAGTTTTATGGTCTATAGATAATCCTGTGATAGGCCTGGATTTGAATGTGCGCAAACCGGATGGCACAGCTAGCGGATTTATTTTAAAAGAAATTATGTCAGGGTCTAGTATCAATAAAAATATGTTTAGAGTATATGTGAACGGATCAATTGTGGGCCAAACAGGGTTTACTGTCTGGACTGAAGGAACAGGAAGCGATAGAAAACTTAAAGTTAAGGTGTTAAGAAGTTTTACACAAAATAATGTGCTCCAAATAGATTATATTGTTAAAGCTACGGCATCTACTGCTGTGTTTAATATGGGAATAAAAGAATATTTAGATGCTAATTCACTGAACAATGTTAACATGAAAATTTTCTATGAAATAAGCGAATGGGATGATTTAGGCCTTGTAATTTCTGAAGCTTATTCCAAAGACTCAACACTAGATTCTAGTGAAAAGAGTAAATTCCAAGCTGATATAAAACTGGAAGATCCGATACTTCTTGAATAA
- a CDS encoding TIM barrel protein: MIRFGPSGNSESFYEQGYKSSVQMPAWLCDMGLNAYEYQCSKGIKVSESTARNIGEEASKNGIYLSIHAPYYINMASEEEEKRINSKRYILETLICAKWMRAKRIVVHTGSYSKVDKKWALKMACEVMKEVLGEAKESGLDDVGICPEVLGKQNQLGSLEEIIEICKIDESLIPTVDFGHIHARGLGILNSIEDFEAVLNTIENALGFERLKNLHCHFSRIEFTKGGEKRHWTIDDIQFGPEFEYLAEAIYKKKMEPVIICESRDNMAEDALKLKKIYENVAGDRK; the protein is encoded by the coding sequence ATGATAAGATTTGGACCTTCAGGAAATTCGGAAAGTTTTTATGAACAGGGATACAAATCCTCTGTTCAAATGCCTGCGTGGCTTTGTGATATGGGCCTTAATGCTTATGAATATCAATGCAGCAAAGGAATAAAAGTTAGTGAGTCCACAGCGAGAAATATTGGAGAAGAAGCATCTAAAAACGGCATATACTTGAGTATTCACGCTCCTTACTATATAAATATGGCAAGCGAAGAGGAAGAAAAGAGAATTAATTCCAAGAGGTATATTCTTGAAACTTTAATTTGTGCTAAATGGATGCGAGCAAAAAGAATAGTAGTACATACAGGTTCTTACAGCAAGGTGGACAAAAAGTGGGCGCTTAAGATGGCTTGCGAAGTTATGAAAGAGGTTTTGGGAGAGGCAAAGGAAAGCGGTCTTGATGATGTGGGTATCTGTCCTGAAGTTTTGGGAAAGCAAAATCAGCTAGGTTCGCTTGAAGAAATAATTGAAATATGCAAAATTGATGAAAGCCTTATCCCAACTGTTGATTTCGGGCATATTCATGCGAGAGGGCTTGGGATTCTTAATTCAATTGAAGATTTTGAAGCAGTATTGAATACAATTGAGAACGCGTTAGGCTTTGAGAGACTTAAGAATCTGCACTGCCATTTCAGCAGAATTGAGTTTACCAAGGGTGGAGAAAAAAGACATTGGACTATCGATGATATTCAATTCGGCCCTGAATTTGAATATTTGGCTGAGGCTATATATAAAAAGAAAATGGAGCCGGTTATAATTTGTGAGTCCAGAGATAATATGGCGGAAGATGCGCTTAAACTAAAGAAAATATATGAAAATGTTGCGGGGGATAGAAAATGA
- the aroQ gene encoding type II 3-dehydroquinate dehydratase, which translates to MKKILIINGPNLNLLGTREKAVYGNETLEDIARKTNLEAQKLNVDVDFIQTNHEGEIIDRIHEARGKVDVIIINPGAYTHYSLAIRDAIKAVEIPAIEIHLSNIHAREEFRSHSVIAPVCVGQICGFGSISYILGLNAAAML; encoded by the coding sequence ATGAAAAAAATATTAATCATTAACGGGCCGAATTTAAATCTATTAGGAACCAGAGAAAAAGCTGTATATGGAAACGAAACACTTGAAGATATAGCTAGAAAGACAAACCTTGAGGCTCAAAAGCTTAATGTTGATGTGGACTTTATCCAGACAAACCATGAAGGTGAAATCATTGACAGGATCCATGAGGCAAGGGGAAAGGTTGATGTTATAATAATCAATCCTGGAGCATATACTCATTACAGTTTAGCAATACGAGATGCTATAAAAGCTGTTGAGATACCTGCAATTGAAATTCATTTGTCAAATATTCATGCAAGAGAGGAATTCAGGAGTCATTCGGTTATTGCTCCGGTTTGTGTGGGGCAAATCTGTGGCTTTGGAAGTATCAGTTATATTTTGGGACTAAATGCGGCAGCAATGTTATAA
- a CDS encoding M24 family metallopeptidase: MANQIQIEKRLKELRSKLKKMGLDGALITKRENYIYLSNFTGTFANLLITQEKAMLVTDFRYVEQARNEVPSYEIIQFQGNLATTLNDLLTSHGVRNLGFEEDYMTFKTYDDLGKKLGSSKLVPLDGAVELLRIIKDQDEVEVIKEAVRVADGAFSHILKFIKPGVTEIEVASEIEHYFKKQGARGPSFDTIVASGVRSSLPHGVASSKVIEMGDAVTLDFGAIYKEYCSDMTRTVFVGQPKDELKKIYGIVLKAQKAALIGAAKGLKGKEIDRIAREVIAEAGFGENFGHSLGHGVGIEIHEEPRLSPQSITEMKNGMVVTVEPGIYVSGLGGVRIEDMIVINNDKPLVLTGSTKDMIVL; the protein is encoded by the coding sequence ATGGCTAATCAAATTCAAATTGAAAAAAGACTTAAAGAACTACGCAGCAAATTAAAGAAAATGGGATTGGATGGTGCATTGATTACAAAGAGGGAGAATTATATATACCTGTCCAATTTTACTGGAACATTTGCAAATTTGCTTATTACTCAGGAAAAAGCAATGCTTGTTACCGACTTCAGATATGTTGAACAGGCAAGAAATGAAGTTCCGTCATATGAAATAATCCAATTTCAGGGGAATTTGGCTACAACTTTAAATGATCTGTTAACATCACACGGCGTCAGAAATCTTGGATTTGAAGAAGATTATATGACCTTTAAGACCTATGATGATCTCGGAAAGAAGCTTGGTAGCAGCAAACTTGTACCTTTAGACGGAGCTGTTGAGTTACTGCGGATTATTAAGGATCAGGATGAGGTTGAAGTAATCAAGGAAGCGGTGAGGGTTGCAGATGGTGCTTTTTCTCATATTTTAAAGTTTATAAAGCCTGGAGTAACTGAAATAGAAGTAGCTTCCGAGATCGAGCATTACTTTAAAAAGCAGGGTGCAAGAGGTCCATCCTTTGATACAATTGTTGCATCAGGTGTAAGGTCAAGTCTTCCTCATGGAGTTGCATCCTCAAAAGTCATTGAAATGGGAGATGCTGTTACTTTAGACTTTGGAGCTATTTATAAAGAGTATTGTTCAGACATGACGAGGACGGTTTTTGTTGGACAGCCGAAGGACGAACTAAAAAAAATATATGGCATTGTATTAAAAGCGCAGAAAGCCGCGCTTATTGGTGCTGCAAAAGGTCTCAAAGGCAAGGAAATTGACCGGATTGCAAGAGAGGTTATAGCCGAAGCCGGATTCGGTGAGAATTTCGGTCACAGCCTTGGTCATGGAGTAGGTATTGAAATACACGAAGAACCAAGACTTTCACCGCAAAGTATTACCGAAATGAAAAACGGCATGGTAGTAACTGTTGAACCGGGAATATATGTAAGTGGTCTGGGTGGCGTGAGGATAGAGGATATGATAGTAATTAATAATGATAAGCCATTAGTATTAACAGGTTCTACAAAGGATATGATAGTACTTTGA
- the efp gene encoding elongation factor P encodes MITAGDFRNGVTFELDGNIFQIVEFQHVKPGKGAAFVRTKLKNIVTGATVERTFNPTDKMPKAHIERKDMQYLYSDDDFYHFMDVETFEQMPIGKANVGDALKFVKENEVVKILSHKGNVFGIEPPTFVELKITETDPGFKGDTATGATKPATVETGAVIKVPLFVDNGDVIRIDTRTGEYMERV; translated from the coding sequence ATGATTACTGCTGGTGATTTTAGAAACGGCGTGACTTTTGAACTTGACGGAAATATCTTTCAAATAGTTGAGTTTCAACATGTTAAACCAGGAAAGGGAGCAGCTTTTGTTAGAACAAAACTTAAGAATATTGTAACAGGAGCTACAGTTGAAAGGACTTTCAATCCAACTGATAAAATGCCTAAAGCTCACATTGAAAGAAAGGACATGCAGTATCTTTACAGTGACGATGATTTTTACCATTTTATGGACGTTGAAACTTTTGAACAGATGCCGATAGGAAAAGCTAATGTCGGGGATGCTCTTAAGTTTGTAAAAGAAAATGAAGTTGTAAAAATATTGTCTCATAAGGGAAATGTATTTGGTATTGAGCCTCCTACATTTGTTGAACTGAAAATAACTGAAACTGATCCAGGTTTCAAGGGTGATACTGCTACAGGTGCTACAAAGCCTGCAACTGTTGAAACAGGAGCAGTAATAAAAGTTCCTTTATTCGTTGATAACGGTGATGTTATTAGAATAGATACCCGTACTGGGGAGTATATGGAAAGAGTTTAA
- a CDS encoding CD1247 N-terminal domain-containing protein has translation MSFIKERVAYLKGLAEGMQISDATNEGKLLSSIIDVLDDMALAIDDMEEVQEQLGEQVDNMDEDLAEVERVLFDCEEEDEDYDDGILAEVECPHCGEIIELDEDMLDEEAESFECPHCGKDVAVEWDCDCDDCCDHDHE, from the coding sequence ATGAGCTTTATTAAAGAAAGGGTTGCTTACCTAAAAGGATTAGCAGAAGGAATGCAGATAAGTGATGCAACAAACGAAGGCAAGCTATTGAGCTCCATAATTGACGTATTGGATGATATGGCTCTTGCTATCGATGATATGGAAGAAGTTCAGGAACAACTTGGAGAACAGGTAGACAATATGGATGAAGATCTTGCAGAAGTAGAAAGAGTTCTTTTTGATTGTGAAGAAGAGGATGAAGACTACGATGATGGTATTCTTGCAGAAGTTGAGTGTCCACATTGTGGTGAGATAATCGAACTTGACGAGGACATGCTTGATGAAGAAGCAGAATCCTTCGAGTGTCCGCATTGCGGAAAAGATGTAGCAGTTGAATGGGATTGTGACTGTGATGATTGCTGCGATCATGATCACGAATAG
- the spoIIIAA gene encoding stage III sporulation protein AA → MITKDKQVIKMDEVNNFERDILKFISQDLRGMIRKVSIKDLICLEEIRFRVNRPVMLQNSRGNFFLDSEGGLTSKPINPVLVTQEQIIKTLELISENSIYAFQDEIRNGFITLKGGHRVGITGRVVLEGTQIKNIRDISGLNMRISREVYGCSSKILRYIVQGDNDVYNTLIVSPPKCGKTTILRDLARNLSDGVDGFAIRGLKVGVVDERSEIAACFKGSPQKEVGARTDVLDACPKQLGMSMMLRSMSPDVIITDEIGCNGDKEALMQVLNAGVKIITTAHGFNISELKMRKEVLGMMEEKVFGRLIVLSCKDGPGTVEEVLDGSSMKFLYRRDQLCC, encoded by the coding sequence ATGATTACCAAAGACAAGCAAGTTATCAAAATGGACGAAGTTAATAATTTTGAGAGGGACATATTGAAGTTTATTTCACAGGACTTGAGAGGTATGATAAGAAAAGTTTCCATAAAGGATTTGATATGCCTGGAAGAGATAAGATTCAGGGTGAACAGGCCGGTAATGCTTCAGAATTCCAGAGGAAACTTTTTTTTGGATTCAGAGGGTGGGTTGACAAGCAAACCAATCAATCCAGTACTAGTAACACAGGAACAGATAATAAAAACATTGGAGCTTATAAGTGAAAACTCCATATATGCTTTTCAGGATGAGATTCGAAACGGATTTATTACCCTAAAGGGAGGTCACCGTGTAGGTATAACCGGAAGGGTAGTACTAGAAGGAACTCAGATAAAGAATATAAGGGATATATCAGGACTTAATATGAGAATATCTAGGGAAGTATACGGATGTTCATCGAAAATCCTCAGATACATCGTTCAAGGGGACAATGATGTCTACAATACACTGATTGTATCACCTCCAAAGTGTGGTAAGACTACAATATTAAGAGACTTGGCGAGGAATTTAAGTGATGGTGTAGATGGATTTGCAATTAGAGGTTTAAAGGTTGGAGTGGTTGATGAACGGTCGGAAATTGCAGCATGCTTTAAAGGATCGCCCCAAAAAGAGGTTGGTGCTAGAACAGATGTACTGGATGCATGCCCCAAACAGCTTGGAATGTCTATGATGCTAAGATCAATGTCTCCTGATGTTATTATAACAGATGAAATAGGATGCAATGGTGACAAAGAAGCTTTAATGCAGGTCCTAAATGCAGGAGTGAAGATTATTACTACAGCCCATGGGTTTAATATTTCGGAGCTGAAGATGCGCAAAGAAGTTCTTGGCATGATGGAAGAAAAGGTATTTGGAAGATTGATTGTGCTAAGCTGTAAGGATGGCCCTGGGACCGTAGAGGAAGTGCTGGATGGAAGCAGTATGAAGTTTTTGTATAGGAGAGACCAATTATGTTGCTAA
- the spoIIIAB gene encoding stage III sporulation protein SpoIIIAB, protein MLLKLVGSLIVLVACSLLGYSHANTYAKRPGELKVLQSLLQIFENEISFLSNVLEDAFLKVHKCTDKSVGVFFEATVRNLNDGLCASEAWTKAIKENINKTNLNSEDENIIISFGNMLGSSDLEGQIKNIHLTVSQLKIQEQKAEELKVKNESMYKNLGVLGGLAIIILLF, encoded by the coding sequence ATGTTGCTAAAGTTAGTTGGTAGTCTGATTGTATTGGTAGCTTGCAGTCTTTTGGGATATTCACATGCAAATACTTACGCCAAAAGGCCGGGAGAACTTAAAGTCCTTCAATCACTGCTTCAGATTTTTGAAAATGAAATAAGTTTTTTATCAAATGTGCTTGAGGATGCTTTTTTGAAAGTACATAAATGTACTGACAAAAGTGTGGGCGTTTTTTTTGAAGCAACGGTTCGGAACCTGAACGATGGTCTTTGCGCCAGCGAGGCATGGACAAAGGCTATTAAGGAAAATATCAACAAGACTAACTTGAATTCTGAAGATGAGAATATAATTATTTCCTTTGGCAATATGCTGGGAAGCTCTGACTTAGAAGGACAGATCAAAAATATTCATTTAACAGTGAGTCAACTGAAAATTCAGGAACAAAAAGCTGAGGAACTAAAAGTCAAGAATGAGAGCATGTATAAGAATTTAGGTGTCCTGGGAGGTCTGGCAATAATTATACTATTGTTCTAA
- the spoIIIAC gene encoding stage III sporulation protein AC produces MDIELIFKIAAIGILVSVLNALLNKSGRDEQAMMTTLAGLIVVLMMIVKEIANLFDTVKTLFQF; encoded by the coding sequence ATGGATATAGAATTAATTTTTAAAATAGCAGCTATAGGAATACTGGTTTCTGTGTTAAATGCTTTGCTTAACAAGTCAGGAAGAGATGAACAGGCAATGATGACAACACTGGCAGGCCTTATAGTAGTACTTATGATGATAGTCAAGGAGATAGCAAATCTATTTGATACGGTCAAGACGTTATTTCAGTTTTAA
- the spoIIIAD gene encoding stage III sporulation protein AD, with protein sequence MDILQIIGLAIVATVIIAILKVQRPEIAIQISIATGIIVFTMILGKITAVIELLNSYATKVNIDTIYFSTLLKIIGIAYIAEFGAEVCKDAGEGAIASKVELAGKVVIIVLAVPIITSLMDLIISIMP encoded by the coding sequence GTGGATATACTACAGATAATTGGGTTGGCGATTGTGGCAACGGTAATTATAGCGATACTTAAAGTGCAAAGGCCTGAGATTGCAATACAGATAAGTATAGCGACAGGAATAATTGTATTTACCATGATTTTGGGGAAGATAACTGCAGTGATTGAGCTTTTAAACAGCTATGCAACAAAGGTTAATATAGATACTATTTATTTCTCAACACTACTGAAAATTATAGGGATAGCGTATATTGCTGAATTTGGAGCAGAAGTGTGTAAAGATGCAGGAGAAGGTGCGATAGCGTCAAAAGTTGAGCTTGCAGGTAAAGTAGTAATTATTGTTCTGGCAGTTCCAATAATAACTTCTCTGATGGACTTAATTATAAGTATCATGCCATAG
- the spoIIIAE gene encoding stage III sporulation protein AE: protein MLTNKSKTICVVTRIIILLTSIFILCASFPIVVYSEEAITEDEIIEQQAGTDEVKSVEDKLENIADEDFSEIMPGYDPENLIKDVAKGEFKFDISGIFNRVLMFLFKEIYINIDILIKLVVLVIICAVLKNLQASFMSKSVGELAFYVCYIVMVSVLMVSFSSALKTGMEIINAMVNFMYASIPVLITLLISGGNITSGGVLQPVLIMIVQFTATIIKTVFIPLIVLSTIISIVDNISEKMQVARLAAFLKHITTWSLGFILTIFVAVVSLQGSLGAVVDGVTSKTTKFAISAFIPVAGKYLADAADAVIGCTLLIKNGVGVAIMIGIISISVIPIIKILAIIVMYRMACVLLEPVSDSRILKCIGEVAGSMTYILGIVASVTFMFLITVTALITASNLSAMMR, encoded by the coding sequence ATGTTAACAAACAAAAGCAAAACTATTTGTGTGGTTACAAGAATAATTATTTTATTGACATCAATATTTATACTCTGTGCTTCTTTTCCTATTGTGGTTTATAGTGAGGAGGCAATTACAGAGGACGAAATAATTGAACAGCAGGCGGGGACTGATGAAGTGAAGTCTGTTGAAGACAAGCTTGAGAATATTGCAGATGAAGACTTTAGTGAAATAATGCCTGGATATGATCCGGAAAATCTGATAAAGGATGTTGCAAAGGGAGAGTTCAAATTCGATATATCAGGCATTTTTAACAGGGTTTTGATGTTTTTATTTAAAGAGATATACATAAATATTGATATATTGATAAAGCTCGTAGTCTTAGTAATTATATGTGCCGTTCTTAAGAACCTGCAGGCATCCTTTATGAGTAAAAGTGTTGGGGAACTTGCATTCTATGTGTGCTATATAGTTATGGTTTCTGTATTAATGGTTAGCTTTAGCAGTGCGCTCAAGACAGGTATGGAAATAATCAATGCAATGGTGAATTTTATGTATGCATCCATACCTGTACTTATAACCTTACTGATATCAGGGGGGAATATAACATCGGGAGGAGTGCTGCAGCCTGTACTTATAATGATTGTACAATTTACTGCTACAATCATCAAAACCGTTTTTATTCCTCTTATAGTTCTGTCAACCATTATATCAATAGTTGATAATATTTCGGAAAAAATGCAGGTTGCAAGGCTGGCTGCCTTTTTAAAACATATTACTACATGGTCTTTAGGATTTATACTTACTATATTTGTTGCAGTTGTATCACTTCAGGGCTCATTAGGGGCAGTAGTTGATGGCGTCACAAGTAAAACAACCAAGTTTGCAATAAGTGCTTTTATACCTGTAGCAGGAAAGTATCTCGCAGATGCAGCTGATGCTGTTATTGGATGTACTTTGCTTATAAAAAATGGAGTTGGGGTTGCAATTATGATTGGGATAATATCAATTAGTGTTATACCAATAATAAAAATTTTAGCGATTATAGTAATGTATAGGATGGCATGTGTTCTTTTAGAGCCTGTATCTGATAGCAGAATTCTTAAGTGCATTGGAGAAGTAGCTGGTTCAATGACTTATATTCTTGGTATTGTGGCTTCGGTAACATTTATGTTTCTCATAACAGTAACAGCTTTAATTACTGCAAGCAATTTAAGTGCCATGATGAGGTAG